The following are encoded together in the Bradymonas sediminis genome:
- the gatA gene encoding Asp-tRNA(Asn)/Glu-tRNA(Gln) amidotransferase subunit GatA, with protein MKNLNELTIHQLIQSFESGEATAEGATSQVLDAIEAGAEYNAYISVFERDALLQKAREVDAARAAGKSAELGLLAGVPIAVKDNICTRVGKTTSGSKMLANFESPYDATVIQKLEAAGAIIVGKTNMDELSMGSSSETSYFGAVRNPHDIERVAGGSSGGSAAAVAANLCLASLGTDTGGSIRQPASHCGVVGVKPTYGRVSRYGVVAYASSLDQVGPMTRSVADAALMLEVLCGEDPLDATSSAREVPRFRDALGKGVKGLKIGIPKEYQSGEEGVDPQVLSRVREGIDRLVAAGAEVVPVTLPHTEYAIATYYLVAAAEASSNLARLDGARYGLRVEADNLSDMYNKSRAEGFGDEVTRRIILGTYVLSSGFYGQYYGKAQQVRTRIQRDFDAAFEEVDVLVAPVAPTAAFRIGEKSDDPLTMYLADIFTISANLAGIPAMSVPCGKTDEGLPVGLQILAPAFDEEMMLRVAAEVEQ; from the coding sequence ATGAAGAACCTGAATGAACTCACGATTCATCAATTAATTCAATCCTTTGAGTCCGGCGAAGCCACGGCCGAAGGGGCGACCTCGCAGGTGCTCGACGCCATCGAGGCCGGCGCCGAATATAACGCGTATATCAGCGTCTTCGAGCGCGACGCTCTGCTCCAAAAGGCCCGCGAGGTGGACGCCGCGCGCGCCGCCGGGAAGTCCGCCGAGCTCGGTCTGCTGGCCGGTGTGCCCATCGCGGTCAAAGACAATATTTGCACCCGCGTCGGCAAGACGACCTCGGGCAGCAAGATGTTGGCGAATTTCGAATCGCCCTATGACGCCACGGTGATCCAGAAGCTCGAAGCCGCCGGGGCCATCATCGTCGGCAAGACCAATATGGACGAGCTGTCGATGGGCTCGTCCAGCGAGACTTCGTATTTCGGGGCGGTGCGAAACCCGCACGATATCGAGCGGGTCGCCGGTGGTTCGTCAGGTGGGTCAGCGGCCGCGGTTGCCGCGAATCTTTGCCTGGCCTCGCTGGGCACCGACACCGGCGGGAGCATCCGCCAACCGGCGAGTCACTGCGGCGTGGTGGGCGTGAAGCCGACTTATGGACGGGTGAGCCGATACGGCGTGGTGGCTTACGCGTCGAGCCTCGACCAGGTCGGTCCGATGACCCGATCGGTCGCAGATGCCGCCCTGATGCTCGAGGTTTTATGCGGCGAAGACCCACTCGACGCCACGAGCTCGGCGCGCGAAGTGCCGCGTTTTCGCGACGCGCTCGGCAAGGGCGTCAAGGGGCTGAAGATCGGTATCCCGAAGGAATATCAGAGCGGCGAAGAGGGCGTGGACCCGCAGGTTTTAAGCCGCGTCAGGGAGGGCATTGACCGCCTCGTCGCCGCTGGCGCCGAGGTCGTGCCGGTGACCTTGCCGCACACCGAATACGCCATCGCGACCTATTATCTGGTCGCGGCGGCCGAGGCTTCGAGCAACCTCGCTCGCCTCGACGGCGCGCGCTACGGGCTGCGCGTTGAGGCCGATAACCTCAGCGATATGTATAATAAGTCGCGGGCCGAGGGTTTTGGCGACGAAGTCACGCGTCGCATTATCCTGGGGACCTACGTGCTCTCCTCGGGTTTTTATGGCCAATATTATGGCAAAGCCCAGCAGGTGCGCACGCGGATTCAGCGCGATTTTGACGCCGCCTTTGAGGAGGTCGACGTGTTGGTCGCGCCGGTCGCGCCGACCGCGGCGTTTCGAATCGGCGAGAAGAGTGATGACCCGCTGACGATGTATCTGGCTGATATCTTTACGATTTCAGCCAACCTCGCGGGCATCCCCGCGATGAGCGTTCCATGCGGGAAAACAGACGAAGGCCTGCCGGTCGGGTTGCAGATCCTG
- the gatC gene encoding Asp-tRNA(Asn)/Glu-tRNA(Gln) amidotransferase subunit GatC: MAISREEVLKIARLAHIELDENKVEKYRKDLCSVLDHIDKLRDLDAQDARMTHPVGVESCLREDEVAQPLVPADVMRNAPDRDGDQFRVPKVLED; the protein is encoded by the coding sequence ATGGCGATCTCACGCGAAGAAGTCCTAAAAATAGCGAGGCTTGCGCATATCGAACTCGACGAGAATAAGGTCGAGAAATACCGCAAGGACCTGTGTTCGGTGCTCGATCATATCGATAAATTACGCGATCTCGACGCCCAGGACGCCCGCATGACCCACCCGGTCGGGGTGGAGTCATGCCTGCGTGAAGATGAAGTCGCCCAGCCGCTTGTCCCGGCCGACGTGATGCGAAACGCACCCGACCGCGACGGCGACCAATTTCGGGTTCCCAAGGTCTTGGAGGATTAA
- a CDS encoding MYXO-CTERM sorting domain-containing protein, which translates to MPKPLALITAVVLASPLLFATELRADDTVLVVPTGPTMNAQVFGLNEANGEPASVDFGHYPLLDSTMGQAPIRDLKVLPDGRNLLSDVAGRGVAITDALGASEFSLDAPGARLRITSASVSAYAAPGEIARLLITDSNRSQAFVVDPRNPSGRLNWARGFALPGSRASFVDAIVLPGQKAALGITWATLGVSAIDVFSTSSGSPQTVIRRLASTTHPNQPEEFVIIPELDQLRAFMGLANGNLLVTTQYSLFEMDLEGDIKWKITLGQGAVDANGEAMTLRGEFTDATLLPSGRIALTTAQPGVWTSPHVNHRVYWLSPSALANSEIEVIARSPALEFAPYRIEPRDGHGASGSFGFMPGLDATESGPLSDLTLSREFRLNQSEFVSGDNIFASADIGNPSAAPIALSSLIILANAGACGAQTETSIALVEAVAVEIAPGEVFALRGSRTVDAAFSPGRWCARIYAQNGQGERVELGSAIEFDILEPSGNSGSTIDVEDLDFWKGSENGENPDDETPTDFPSDDDDLGCGCASASGASPERLPAAALMLLGFGGLGWVRRRRAARR; encoded by the coding sequence TTGCCCAAACCGCTCGCGCTCATCACGGCGGTCGTGTTGGCGAGCCCGCTGCTCTTCGCGACCGAGCTTCGGGCCGATGACACGGTGCTCGTGGTGCCCACCGGGCCGACGATGAACGCGCAGGTCTTCGGCCTTAATGAGGCTAATGGCGAGCCTGCGTCGGTGGACTTCGGGCACTATCCATTGCTCGATTCGACGATGGGCCAGGCGCCGATTCGCGACCTAAAGGTCCTGCCCGACGGGCGAAATCTGCTCAGCGACGTCGCCGGGCGCGGGGTGGCCATCACCGATGCGCTGGGCGCCTCGGAGTTTAGCCTCGACGCCCCCGGCGCGCGGCTGCGCATCACCAGCGCATCGGTGAGCGCGTACGCGGCCCCCGGCGAGATCGCGCGCCTGCTGATCACCGACAGCAATCGCTCACAGGCCTTTGTCGTGGACCCGCGAAACCCCAGCGGCCGGCTCAATTGGGCGCGCGGGTTCGCGCTGCCGGGCTCGCGGGCGAGCTTCGTCGACGCGATCGTCCTGCCCGGTCAAAAAGCAGCGCTCGGCATCACCTGGGCGACGCTCGGCGTGTCTGCGATCGACGTTTTTTCGACCAGCTCCGGCAGCCCCCAGACGGTCATTCGCCGCCTGGCCAGCACCACCCATCCCAACCAACCCGAAGAGTTCGTGATTATCCCGGAGCTCGATCAACTCCGGGCGTTTATGGGGTTGGCGAATGGGAATCTGCTCGTGACCACCCAATATTCGCTCTTTGAGATGGATCTTGAGGGCGATATCAAATGGAAGATCACGCTTGGCCAGGGCGCGGTGGACGCCAACGGCGAGGCGATGACGCTTCGCGGTGAGTTCACCGACGCCACCTTGCTGCCGTCGGGGCGCATCGCGCTGACGACCGCTCAGCCGGGTGTCTGGACCTCCCCGCACGTCAATCATCGCGTCTATTGGCTGTCGCCGAGCGCCCTGGCGAACTCCGAAATCGAGGTCATCGCGCGCAGCCCGGCGCTTGAGTTTGCGCCCTATCGCATCGAGCCCCGCGACGGCCACGGCGCGTCGGGGAGCTTCGGATTTATGCCGGGCCTCGACGCCACCGAAAGCGGCCCGCTCAGCGACCTGACGTTGAGCCGGGAGTTCCGACTCAACCAGAGTGAGTTCGTCTCCGGCGATAATATCTTCGCCTCCGCAGATATCGGGAACCCCAGCGCAGCCCCGATCGCGCTGAGCAGCCTGATTATTTTGGCAAACGCGGGGGCCTGCGGGGCGCAGACCGAGACATCGATCGCGCTGGTGGAGGCGGTGGCCGTTGAGATCGCCCCCGGCGAGGTCTTCGCACTGCGCGGCAGCCGCACGGTAGACGCGGCGTTCTCACCGGGACGATGGTGCGCGCGCATCTACGCGCAGAACGGCCAGGGCGAGCGGGTTGAGCTGGGGAGCGCCATCGAGTTCGACATCTTGGAACCCAGCGGCAACTCCGGGTCGACCATCGACGTCGAAGATCTCGACTTCTGGAAGGGCTCAGAAAATGGGGAGAATCCCGACGATGAGACGCCGACCGACTTTCCCAGCGATGATGACGATTTAGGCTGCGGATGCGCCTCTGCTAGCGGCGCATCGCCCGAGCGCCTCCCCGCCGCAGCGCTCATGCTGCTGGGGTTCGGCGGGCTTGGGTGGGTGCGTCGTCGCCGCGCGGCGCGGCGCTGA
- a CDS encoding tetratricopeptide repeat protein, which translates to MKLTPYLLAACLLASTLGSACSSTPDTSEDAETREKKAALPEQSAQELFLQGNQKMDVRDFEGAVALYDQALKVDPKRWDIYMNKGIAHSSMQQFSEAVNAMDAALTNGGDAHAEVYFNLGNIYQNRGLYAQSIKAYRSSLTLRERPHVDTILNIAAGLMFMRETDKAQETYEYLQTLAPDDARIYMGMGLLEQMRDNLEGAHAHFDRAIQMAPDYAHPYFMKGSLYGNTSKNKEGVEFLERYLELEPNGPYAKMAKTRIKSMKKKM; encoded by the coding sequence ATGAAACTAACACCCTATTTGCTCGCAGCCTGCCTCCTCGCCTCAACCCTTGGCAGCGCGTGCTCGTCGACGCCCGACACCTCGGAAGACGCCGAAACCCGGGAGAAGAAGGCTGCGCTGCCGGAGCAATCCGCCCAGGAGCTCTTCTTGCAGGGCAACCAGAAGATGGACGTGCGCGACTTCGAAGGCGCTGTCGCCCTATATGACCAGGCGCTCAAGGTCGACCCGAAGCGCTGGGATATCTATATGAATAAGGGCATCGCGCACTCCTCGATGCAGCAATTTAGCGAGGCGGTGAACGCGATGGACGCCGCGCTCACCAACGGCGGCGACGCCCACGCCGAGGTCTATTTTAACCTCGGCAATATCTACCAGAACCGCGGGCTCTATGCCCAGTCGATCAAGGCCTACCGAAGCAGCCTGACGCTTCGCGAGCGCCCGCACGTCGACACCATCCTCAATATCGCGGCCGGCCTGATGTTCATGCGCGAGACCGACAAGGCCCAGGAGACCTACGAATACCTGCAGACCCTGGCCCCCGACGACGCCCGCATCTATATGGGCATGGGCCTGTTGGAGCAGATGCGCGACAACCTCGAAGGGGCGCACGCCCACTTCGACCGCGCGATTCAAATGGCCCCCGACTATGCGCACCCCTATTTTATGAAGGGCTCGCTCTACGGCAATACCAGCAAGAACAAAGAAGGCGTGGAGTTTTTGGAGCGCTATCTCGAGCTGGAGCCCAATGGCCCCTACGCGAAGATGGCTAAGACGCGCATCAAGAGCATGAAGAAGAAGATGTAA
- a CDS encoding cold-shock protein encodes MAYGQVTWSNPTKGFGIITQSDEEAIFVHYSQVFGGEERFLNAGDAVEFELVRGPSGLHAVNVRVCERRPEADAKQPQSLGDRG; translated from the coding sequence ATGGCATACGGTCAAGTCACCTGGTCCAATCCCACCAAAGGCTTCGGCATCATCACCCAGAGTGATGAGGAAGCAATATTCGTCCATTATTCGCAGGTATTTGGGGGCGAAGAGCGGTTTTTAAATGCGGGCGATGCGGTCGAATTTGAGCTCGTGCGCGGCCCCAGCGGCCTGCACGCGGTCAACGTTCGGGTCTGCGAAAGACGCCCGGAAGCAGACGCAAAACAGCCCCAATCGCTAGGCGATCGGGGCTGA
- a CDS encoding FHA domain-containing protein, protein MSSSRICTNCQAVVPDGHHFCGRCGAQFHENGQVPENETLYFGAMMVPGRAKLILIKGEGLEGLSYHLNATEHLAGSGNGVVLFPDDGYLSKRHATFLYRDNVLYLRDENSQNRTYLRIREPKQLQDGDIIRVGEQVLQVEFLDIQSEYPMKEDTLMYVSPPQDFKFRLVHLIDGAKAGASYCSVNNDLLVGREGCDVSFPKDRHVSPKHARVFWNNGAVMLEDMGSKNGTYLNTRGEERLSHGDYVQVGSELLRVEINE, encoded by the coding sequence ATGTCGAGTTCGAGAATTTGTACGAATTGTCAGGCGGTAGTTCCAGATGGCCATCATTTTTGCGGCCGTTGTGGGGCGCAATTCCATGAAAATGGTCAGGTTCCCGAGAATGAAACGCTCTATTTTGGCGCGATGATGGTCCCGGGGCGCGCGAAGCTTATCCTTATTAAGGGCGAGGGCCTGGAGGGATTGAGCTACCACCTTAACGCGACCGAGCATCTGGCCGGCAGCGGCAATGGTGTCGTGCTCTTCCCCGATGACGGGTATTTGAGCAAACGTCACGCGACCTTCCTCTATCGCGACAACGTTTTGTATCTTCGCGATGAGAATAGCCAGAACCGGACCTATCTGCGCATTCGCGAGCCCAAGCAGCTCCAGGATGGCGACATTATCCGCGTCGGCGAGCAGGTGCTTCAGGTCGAATTTCTCGACATCCAGAGCGAGTATCCGATGAAAGAGGACACGCTGATGTATGTCAGCCCGCCTCAGGATTTCAAATTCCGTCTGGTACACCTGATTGACGGCGCGAAAGCCGGCGCCTCGTATTGCTCCGTCAATAACGACCTGTTGGTCGGGCGCGAGGGCTGCGACGTGAGCTTCCCGAAGGATCGCCACGTGTCTCCGAAGCACGCGCGCGTGTTCTGGAATAACGGCGCGGTGATGCTCGAGGATATGGGCTCCAAGAACGGCACCTACCTGAACACCCGCGGCGAAGAGCGCCTTTCGCATGGCGACTACGTGCAGGTCGGCAGCGAATTGCTCCGGGTTGAGATCAACGAATAA
- a CDS encoding tetratricopeptide repeat protein — protein sequence MPSFRSLLNPIIYRRMGVSLLAYGAFSFAQVPTIPPAHAQDWDVQGGQKRRQEIIDRYKKLLEASPVEGFVFDKIIDYVGRGNGLDALIRDYEKKVEARPERLNYRLILGHLLKTKSDYEGALVHYEKAVELGPKDPNTWMSRGSVLVLLQRQKEATADFEEALSLEKNKAKKQDILRKLADAAFAQHDWERAEKYYDELIKLSPRDEYLRLEYAQVLVKYRRYDKALVQYDELIRLSGRDSKKRANTLRDKGDVLERMGKAEEAVEVYRKAMGLMRPSYWLYTELQHRVIDAYRSMDKLDVLVADFAKKWRSPNYDQSMILAGLYDELGDEDSAFKFYQRATAKKSREVEPRLKIIAILKRRGEDQKVVDAYKSLIRVAGNQQRFQFDLVQLYFRMGEDKKAEQELARIASRFSRNPHVYLELADTYMRFDMIDKAQAAYERLVRMSPRDETYILSLGEFYYRQGQLDKAQETWQKLLKTNLPKSEAYALLGQTYAEHGLVDQGLSYYLKAVDLAPDDLEIRRGLANNYVRARRWEQALEAWHTVMTQATSAEARTEARARIISVHEERGYLVQKMDEWTELFAGKDGDAEAGYFLAEARIHRKEYDEAKQAYERLIELDGVRDERDIEALNSLLRIYNQTGETERSIEVLEELAVLRPTLSRDYYHQISSLALDLYQDDKAIKYALRAVELNPDDAMAQAQLADIYYQMRRFPEAVEAYEKAIDLDPRALRNAMKLADIYMEQREFAKAEALYRNVVKKAEDESLILKSGRIAMQLAEVDGRLGELELEFSPLVFQTRAKPVYRSLMLELYGRMIAPLLMQVRFDGVDEAQRDQAQQAAKRLDTLSRAAQPVLMDALQSDDIAQQTLAIGMLGDLRAGGAAAPLARIATDIHHSLRSLALVQVLNIGDERASSTLIAALSHDDPAMRDTVTWALGYTGGKDAVKALVNVLKNGQNSTQKTLAALSLGRVSGATARAALSEAIKDESFASASTQMRIALAWAVGRSGAAAATASLAKIMENDTEAIAGVAAWSLAQMETDLAFEALLGAYWADSPLQRRYGAIGLLELATEPAPPRERYAADVRETRFLEATRHEFYPDGMIDDLAAQTVAVDGDATRDLLGPHLSAIQAVSTHLLEEGSAAVRRRVLDDLVAMNREHAYGVLAPRDASGRAALDTLMADLTPRVRALVEGANAQLSPELLRPAMQLLGALQEPKTRAVLVDYATHPDPSVRAAALLALGDWGAKNSTANEVIDLLKRGLNDDAFGVRAAAALSLAKSLPGDSAPAAQAAELLVKMLRDDSLLVRQAAAQALVLIGSPEGLSQLGSTMDSLPTAVQISALRALARDGSPAAQKLLAPYQQHRDIRLREAAQQ from the coding sequence ATGCCGTCTTTTCGCTCGCTATTAAATCCGATTATTTATCGCCGCATGGGCGTTTCATTGCTCGCATACGGCGCGTTTTCCTTCGCGCAGGTGCCGACAATTCCGCCCGCTCACGCGCAGGATTGGGATGTTCAGGGCGGGCAAAAGCGCCGCCAGGAGATCATCGATCGCTATAAAAAATTGCTCGAAGCCAGCCCCGTTGAGGGCTTCGTCTTCGACAAGATCATTGATTATGTCGGGCGAGGAAACGGGCTTGATGCGTTGATTCGCGACTACGAAAAGAAGGTTGAGGCGCGCCCCGAGAGGCTCAATTACCGTCTTATCCTCGGCCACCTTCTCAAGACGAAGAGCGACTATGAGGGGGCGTTGGTTCATTATGAGAAGGCCGTTGAGCTCGGCCCCAAAGACCCCAATACCTGGATGAGCCGCGGCAGCGTACTTGTCTTATTACAGCGGCAAAAAGAAGCCACCGCGGACTTTGAAGAGGCGCTTAGCCTCGAGAAAAACAAGGCCAAAAAGCAGGACATCCTGCGCAAATTGGCGGACGCGGCCTTTGCCCAACATGATTGGGAGCGCGCCGAGAAATATTATGACGAGCTGATCAAGCTCTCGCCGCGCGATGAATATCTGCGCCTCGAATACGCCCAGGTCCTGGTCAAATACCGTCGCTATGACAAGGCGCTGGTGCAATATGATGAGTTGATCCGCCTGTCGGGTCGGGACTCGAAAAAACGCGCGAATACGCTGCGCGATAAGGGCGATGTCCTTGAGCGCATGGGCAAAGCCGAGGAGGCGGTCGAGGTCTATCGCAAGGCGATGGGGCTGATGCGCCCGAGCTATTGGCTCTATACCGAGCTGCAACATCGCGTGATCGACGCCTATCGTTCGATGGATAAGCTCGACGTCCTGGTCGCCGACTTCGCCAAGAAATGGCGCTCCCCGAATTATGACCAGTCGATGATCCTCGCCGGGCTCTACGACGAGCTGGGCGACGAAGACAGCGCCTTTAAATTCTACCAGCGCGCGACCGCCAAAAAGTCACGCGAGGTCGAGCCGCGCCTGAAGATTATCGCGATCTTAAAGCGCCGGGGCGAAGATCAAAAAGTGGTCGACGCCTATAAGAGTTTGATCCGCGTGGCGGGCAACCAGCAGCGCTTTCAATTCGACCTGGTGCAGCTGTATTTTCGCATGGGTGAGGATAAAAAGGCCGAGCAAGAGCTGGCGCGCATCGCGAGTCGTTTCTCGCGCAATCCCCACGTTTATCTCGAACTCGCCGACACCTATATGCGCTTCGATATGATCGACAAGGCGCAGGCTGCCTATGAGCGTCTGGTGCGCATGTCGCCGCGCGATGAGACCTATATCCTGAGCCTGGGTGAGTTTTATTATCGTCAGGGGCAGCTCGATAAGGCGCAAGAAACCTGGCAGAAGCTGCTCAAGACGAACCTGCCCAAGTCCGAGGCATATGCGCTGCTGGGCCAAACCTACGCGGAGCACGGACTGGTTGACCAGGGGCTTTCCTATTATTTGAAGGCCGTGGATCTGGCGCCGGATGATCTCGAGATCCGCCGCGGCCTGGCCAACAATTATGTGCGCGCGCGCCGCTGGGAGCAGGCGCTTGAGGCCTGGCACACGGTGATGACGCAGGCCACCAGCGCCGAGGCGCGCACCGAGGCGCGGGCGCGCATCATTTCGGTGCACGAAGAGCGCGGGTATCTGGTCCAAAAGATGGACGAGTGGACCGAGTTATTTGCCGGGAAAGACGGCGACGCAGAGGCGGGGTATTTCCTGGCCGAAGCGCGGATTCATCGCAAAGAATATGACGAGGCCAAGCAGGCCTATGAGCGCCTGATCGAGCTTGACGGCGTGCGCGACGAGAGGGATATCGAGGCCCTCAACTCCCTGCTTCGTATCTATAATCAGACCGGCGAAACCGAGCGCTCCATTGAGGTCCTCGAAGAGTTGGCGGTGCTGCGCCCGACCCTGTCGCGCGATTATTATCATCAGATCTCATCGCTCGCGCTGGACCTGTATCAGGACGACAAGGCCATCAAATACGCGCTGCGCGCGGTTGAGCTGAACCCCGATGACGCGATGGCCCAGGCCCAACTCGCCGACATCTATTATCAGATGCGCCGCTTCCCCGAGGCGGTCGAAGCCTACGAAAAAGCCATCGACCTGGACCCGCGCGCGCTGCGCAACGCCATGAAGTTGGCCGATATTTATATGGAGCAGCGCGAGTTCGCCAAGGCCGAGGCGCTCTATCGAAATGTGGTAAAAAAGGCCGAGGATGAGTCGCTGATCCTAAAGTCCGGGCGCATCGCGATGCAGCTCGCTGAGGTCGATGGGCGCCTGGGGGAACTGGAGCTTGAGTTCTCGCCGCTGGTCTTCCAGACCCGCGCCAAGCCCGTCTACCGCAGCCTGATGCTGGAGCTATACGGGCGGATGATCGCGCCGCTGCTCATGCAGGTGCGCTTTGATGGCGTCGATGAGGCGCAAAGAGACCAGGCTCAGCAGGCGGCAAAGCGCCTCGACACGTTGTCGCGCGCGGCTCAACCGGTCTTGATGGATGCGCTGCAATCGGACGATATCGCCCAGCAAACGCTGGCGATTGGCATGCTCGGCGACCTGCGCGCCGGCGGCGCGGCGGCTCCGCTCGCGCGCATCGCCACCGATATCCATCATTCCCTGCGAAGCCTCGCCCTGGTGCAGGTTTTGAATATCGGCGACGAGCGTGCCTCCAGCACGTTGATCGCCGCGCTGAGTCACGACGACCCGGCGATGCGCGATACCGTGACGTGGGCGCTCGGATATACGGGCGGAAAAGACGCGGTGAAGGCGCTGGTGAACGTCCTAAAGAACGGACAAAACTCGACCCAGAAGACCCTGGCGGCGCTGAGCCTTGGCCGGGTGAGCGGGGCGACCGCTCGTGCTGCCTTGAGTGAGGCGATAAAAGACGAGTCCTTCGCCTCGGCGTCGACCCAGATGCGCATCGCGCTGGCCTGGGCCGTCGGCCGCTCGGGTGCGGCCGCCGCGACCGCATCGCTGGCCAAGATCATGGAAAATGATACCGAGGCGATCGCGGGTGTTGCCGCCTGGAGCCTGGCTCAGATGGAGACCGACTTGGCCTTTGAGGCGTTGCTCGGGGCCTATTGGGCGGATTCGCCGCTTCAGCGTCGATACGGCGCGATCGGCCTGTTGGAGCTTGCGACCGAACCCGCGCCGCCGCGCGAGCGCTACGCGGCGGACGTGCGCGAGACGCGATTTCTGGAGGCGACCCGCCATGAGTTCTATCCCGACGGGATGATTGATGATCTGGCCGCGCAGACGGTGGCGGTGGATGGAGATGCCACCCGCGACCTTCTTGGTCCGCACCTCAGCGCGATTCAGGCCGTCTCAACACATCTGTTGGAAGAGGGCAGCGCCGCGGTTCGGCGTCGGGTGCTCGATGATCTGGTGGCGATGAATCGGGAGCACGCGTACGGGGTGCTCGCGCCGCGCGATGCCTCCGGGCGCGCCGCGCTGGACACCTTGATGGCGGACCTGACCCCGCGTGTCCGAGCCCTCGTTGAGGGCGCGAACGCGCAGCTTTCGCCTGAGCTATTGCGCCCGGCGATGCAGCTGCTCGGCGCCCTCCAGGAGCCAAAGACCCGCGCGGTCCTGGTTGACTACGCGACCCATCCGGACCCGAGCGTGCGCGCCGCCGCGCTGCTGGCCCTGGGTGACTGGGGGGCCAAAAATTCAACCGCCAACGAGGTCATCGACCTGCTTAAGCGCGGTCTCAATGACGACGCTTTTGGGGTGCGCGCGGCGGCCGCGCTCAGCCTAGCGAAGTCGCTTCCGGGCGACAGCGCCCCCGCCGCGCAGGCCGCCGAGTTATTGGTCAAAATGCTCCGGGATGATTCGTTGCTGGTGCGCCAGGCGGCAGCCCAGGCGCTGGTCCTTATTGGCTCGCCAGAGGGGCTTTCTCAGCTCGGCTCGACGATGGACTCTTTGCCCACCGCCGTTCAGATCTCGGCGCTCCGAGCGCTGGCCAGGGACGGTTCGCCTGCCGCCCAAAAACTCCTCGCTCCCTATCAGCAACACCGGGATATCCGCCTGCGCGAAGCCGCACAGCAATAA
- a CDS encoding 3'-5' exoribonuclease YhaM family protein encodes MSDKIFVEQLVEGETIRSVFLVSDKSVRATKSGKPFLALTLGDKSGSIDAKVWDNAEAIATRFEADDFVAVEAQVDSWQSKLQLNIRDVHKVDDANVAFEDFVPVSRWPREALLEQLKTLVREEVRSPEMQRFFNALFADKELMQRYQSAPAAKGNHHAFLGGLVEHSLSMTRLAVRIGGHYANYYPGLLNTDLLIAGCVLHDIGKCYELSYARSFDYTDEGQLVGHIVQGVEMVTAIAAPLEPALPADMILQIKHLILAHHGKKEYGSPVLPRTPEALVLHEIDMIDSRMAMLANIADQQASDAEDSGWSGYERLFQGRVYMGNAQTPTDAPNTPAMPHELVGPGAQHADAQPQQHAGSAARPAAAKSASAAPANPKRQPAEPAPNLDLFSK; translated from the coding sequence ATGTCTGATAAAATATTTGTAGAGCAATTGGTCGAAGGTGAGACGATTCGCTCGGTTTTTCTGGTCTCCGACAAAAGCGTGCGCGCGACCAAATCCGGCAAGCCGTTCCTGGCGCTGACGCTCGGCGATAAGTCGGGAAGCATCGACGCCAAGGTCTGGGACAACGCCGAGGCCATCGCGACGCGCTTTGAGGCCGACGATTTCGTCGCGGTCGAAGCCCAGGTCGACTCCTGGCAATCCAAGCTCCAGCTCAACATCCGCGACGTCCACAAGGTGGACGACGCCAACGTTGCGTTTGAGGACTTCGTGCCCGTGTCTCGCTGGCCGCGCGAAGCGCTGCTTGAGCAGCTAAAGACGCTGGTGCGCGAGGAGGTTAGATCCCCGGAGATGCAGCGCTTCTTTAACGCCCTCTTCGCCGACAAGGAGTTGATGCAACGCTATCAGAGCGCGCCGGCGGCCAAGGGCAACCACCACGCGTTTCTGGGCGGCCTGGTCGAGCACTCGCTCTCCATGACCCGGCTGGCGGTGCGCATCGGCGGACACTACGCAAATTATTACCCCGGCCTGCTCAACACCGACCTGCTAATCGCAGGCTGCGTGCTCCACGATATCGGCAAATGCTACGAACTCAGCTACGCCCGCTCCTTCGACTATACCGACGAGGGCCAGCTCGTCGGCCATATCGTGCAGGGCGTTGAGATGGTCACGGCCATCGCGGCGCCTCTGGAACCCGCCCTGCCGGCCGATATGATCCTGCAGATCAAGCATCTTATCTTGGCCCATCACGGCAAAAAAGAATACGGCTCGCCGGTGCTTCCCCGAACCCCCGAGGCCCTGGTGCTCCACGAGATCGACATGATCGACAGCCGCATGGCGATGCTGGCAAATATCGCCGACCAGCAGGCCAGTGACGCCGAGGACTCCGGGTGGAGCGGCTACGAGCGACTCTTCCAAGGCCGCGTCTATATGGGCAATGCCCAGACGCCGACCGACGCGCCCAACACCCCGGCCATGCCCCACGAGCTGGTCGGACCGGGCGCCCAGCACGCCGATGCCCAACCCCAGCAACACGCCGGCTCGGCCGCTCGCCCGGCGGCAGCGAAGAGCGCGTCGGCCGCGCCGGCCAACCCTAAGCGCCAACCGGCCGAGCCGGCGCCGAACCTGGACCTCTTTTCGAAATAA